The Teredinibacter sp. KSP-S5-2 genome includes a window with the following:
- a CDS encoding chemotaxis protein CheA, whose product MSDPRELFAQEAEELISAAEEALVHLEQTPDDAELMNTLFRAVHTMKGSSGMFDYRDVVEFSHVFETVLDQYRGSNLKVTNENIGLFLECVDHISTLVNLAGEGVTQLPSDTAVYGKSLLDQLLQLVQADSKASADSNEVNDDESDISTDDEPWIILLNLGPDVLRNGMDPLSFIYYLENLGKVESVEIFDNELPLNSEMDPETCYINIQVLFKGKVNKQQIADVFEFLVDDCQILINPPQSELKELTENLAHVTDDQRIGEILCEIGAISTQELDQARQQQLKLVEDNIQKRIGEILIEMKSADPAIVKAAVKQQNTIRTNTTVRVETAKLERLFNLVGELIINNANSNRLIEALPEEEELNNTASILSHLVNEIRDTTTELRMVELNATFNRFKRVIRDLSQKAGKQIDLKIEGGSTELDKSLIEKIVDPLTHLIRNSVDHGIEDSETRTSLGKPEAGTITLKAYQASGNVIIEVKDDGKGIDAEKVRAKAIERELISADSHLSPEECYRLIFLPGFSTAQAVSEISGRGVGMDVVKKNIESIGGVISIESEPQKGSLFRFRIPLTMAIIDGFLIQVGESRYVIPLANVSECIEHDDITWKKIRNNADINLRGELLPLARLRDYFSLPKTEIWERVIVIEHLDMRVGVVVDDLLGEIQAVIKPLSKAINNQIGYSGATILSDGNIAMILDIGTIIESFLEKQAC is encoded by the coding sequence ATGAGTGATCCAAGAGAACTTTTTGCCCAGGAGGCTGAAGAACTCATATCCGCTGCCGAAGAGGCTCTCGTTCACTTAGAGCAGACACCTGACGATGCGGAACTCATGAACACCCTATTTAGAGCAGTTCATACAATGAAAGGCTCCTCCGGTATGTTTGATTATCGGGATGTAGTGGAATTCAGCCACGTATTTGAAACTGTTCTGGATCAATATAGAGGCTCAAATCTTAAAGTAACCAACGAAAACATTGGGTTATTTCTCGAGTGCGTCGACCACATTAGTACGTTGGTCAACTTAGCAGGCGAAGGTGTTACACAACTTCCATCAGACACTGCGGTCTACGGCAAGTCTCTTCTGGATCAGCTACTTCAGTTGGTCCAAGCGGATTCTAAAGCCTCCGCTGACTCAAACGAAGTAAACGACGATGAATCTGACATTTCAACAGATGATGAACCCTGGATTATATTGCTTAACCTTGGGCCCGACGTGCTTCGTAATGGAATGGACCCACTTTCCTTTATTTACTACCTTGAGAACTTGGGCAAGGTCGAAAGCGTAGAGATCTTTGACAACGAACTGCCTCTGAATTCAGAAATGGATCCCGAGACCTGTTATATCAATATACAGGTTCTTTTTAAGGGAAAAGTCAACAAGCAGCAAATCGCTGATGTCTTTGAATTTTTAGTTGATGATTGTCAGATACTCATTAACCCACCCCAATCCGAATTAAAAGAGTTAACAGAGAACCTCGCTCATGTTACTGACGACCAAAGAATTGGAGAAATCCTGTGCGAAATTGGCGCAATCAGTACTCAAGAATTAGATCAGGCCAGACAACAACAGCTCAAACTTGTTGAAGATAATATACAAAAACGTATCGGCGAAATCCTTATCGAAATGAAATCCGCCGATCCCGCTATCGTTAAAGCGGCAGTAAAACAGCAAAATACCATTCGCACCAATACCACGGTGAGAGTCGAAACAGCCAAACTGGAACGTCTATTTAACCTTGTTGGCGAACTTATAATTAACAATGCGAACTCAAACCGATTAATTGAAGCTTTGCCAGAAGAAGAGGAACTCAATAATACCGCCAGTATATTATCCCACCTGGTCAACGAAATACGAGATACCACTACCGAACTGCGAATGGTTGAACTCAATGCAACATTTAACCGTTTCAAACGAGTAATACGCGACCTATCTCAAAAAGCGGGAAAACAAATTGATCTAAAAATCGAAGGCGGTAGTACAGAACTGGACAAGTCATTAATTGAGAAAATTGTTGACCCGTTGACACACTTGATTCGAAATTCGGTCGACCATGGTATTGAAGACAGTGAAACCCGAACAAGCCTGGGCAAACCGGAAGCAGGAACGATTACTCTAAAAGCCTACCAGGCTTCAGGCAATGTCATTATTGAGGTTAAAGATGACGGTAAAGGCATAGACGCAGAAAAAGTCAGAGCGAAAGCGATAGAGCGTGAGCTCATATCTGCAGATTCTCATCTTTCCCCGGAAGAATGCTATCGGCTCATATTTTTACCTGGTTTTTCCACCGCGCAAGCAGTCTCGGAGATTTCTGGCCGCGGTGTGGGAATGGATGTAGTCAAAAAAAATATCGAATCAATTGGCGGAGTAATTTCAATCGAAAGCGAACCACAAAAAGGATCACTGTTTCGATTTAGAATTCCTCTGACCATGGCAATTATCGATGGCTTTCTTATTCAGGTTGGCGAAAGTCGATATGTTATCCCGCTCGCGAATGTCTCCGAATGCATAGAGCACGACGATATAACCTGGAAAAAAATTCGAAACAATGCAGATATTAACCTTCGTGGAGAATTACTTCCCCTTGCACGCTTACGAGACTATTTCTCTCTACCTAAAACAGAAATATGGGAAAGAGTGATTGTTATTGAGCATTTAGATATGCGGGTGGGCGTGGTTGTGGACGATTTACTCGGTGAAATACAAGCTGTGATTAAGCCGCTCAGTAAAGCGATCAACAATCAAATCGGTTACAGCGGCGCAACCATTCTCAGCGATGGCAATATAGCCATGATTCTGGACATCGGTACAATTATCGAATCGTTTTTAGAAAAGCAGGCCTGTTAG
- a CDS encoding DUF3360 family protein, which produces MPSSYILQRRHRGDFSSRAEYLEHELSVMEPRRWGFNLPWRDYHFEWEDIVPALAGTIGKVVMVAAMVGAWAAQYQGLDTAFIIENTRFEMIIVGVLFALLFSGFLNPNANLAGTHGPMIPMIPLIVSSGGHPLALGITVGIFGLALSFSKGGSRLITLTGDGVRGGLLIYLGAVGTLSQISSFKLWTAESGVPSLAFILILSTVIIYAVLARLKKRWLSIPLCSAFALLLSWLLGTPFEFQTSPGIPHLNPMYWWGENTGWQMGLPDLANYLAVMPFALLAVAMWPPDFLGHRVFQEMNYPKTNKVLMNVDDTMTICSIRQMVGSALGGGNLSSSWGTYMIPAAIAKRPIPAGAVLTGLFCIVAAVWGYPMDLASWKPVLVVALLVGVFLPLLEAGMQMISDEKNAQGAGVCIFASALVNPVFGWSLTMFLDNMGLIGDAHRGKTLSVVDRMVIPGAAFIICTSIMAVVGMIPGIPALI; this is translated from the coding sequence ATGCCTAGTTCATATATTTTGCAACGAAGACACAGAGGTGACTTCTCATCTCGTGCTGAGTATTTAGAGCATGAGCTTTCCGTTATGGAGCCGAGACGCTGGGGGTTTAATTTACCTTGGCGTGATTATCATTTTGAATGGGAAGATATTGTTCCTGCTTTAGCCGGGACAATAGGAAAAGTTGTTATGGTTGCGGCAATGGTTGGTGCATGGGCCGCACAATATCAAGGTCTTGATACCGCTTTTATCATCGAAAACACTCGTTTCGAAATGATCATTGTTGGTGTGCTGTTTGCGCTTCTGTTTTCAGGTTTTTTAAACCCAAATGCCAATTTGGCCGGTACTCACGGGCCAATGATTCCAATGATTCCATTAATTGTTTCATCTGGCGGACATCCCCTTGCATTGGGAATTACTGTGGGAATTTTTGGTCTGGCACTGAGTTTTAGCAAAGGTGGTTCTCGTTTAATCACATTAACGGGGGATGGTGTTCGAGGCGGTTTGCTGATTTATTTAGGGGCGGTCGGAACTCTAAGCCAGATATCCAGTTTCAAACTGTGGACCGCAGAGAGTGGTGTTCCGTCTCTGGCTTTTATTCTTATATTGTCGACGGTAATTATTTATGCTGTTTTAGCAAGGTTAAAAAAACGTTGGCTTTCTATTCCACTGTGCTCTGCATTTGCTCTTTTACTTTCTTGGCTGCTTGGTACGCCTTTCGAGTTTCAAACCAGCCCGGGGATACCACATCTAAATCCAATGTATTGGTGGGGTGAAAATACAGGATGGCAAATGGGGTTACCGGATTTAGCCAATTATCTTGCTGTAATGCCTTTTGCGCTTTTGGCTGTTGCAATGTGGCCACCCGATTTTTTAGGTCACAGAGTGTTCCAGGAAATGAACTATCCCAAAACGAATAAAGTGCTAATGAATGTTGATGACACTATGACTATCTGCTCTATTCGTCAGATGGTTGGATCTGCGTTGGGCGGGGGAAATCTATCGAGCTCTTGGGGAACCTATATGATTCCTGCTGCGATTGCAAAACGACCGATTCCTGCTGGTGCTGTGTTGACCGGTTTATTTTGTATTGTGGCGGCCGTTTGGGGTTATCCAATGGATCTAGCATCCTGGAAACCGGTTTTGGTGGTTGCTCTTCTGGTGGGGGTGTTTTTACCGTTGCTTGAAGCCGGTATGCAGATGATTTCTGACGAAAAAAATGCGCAGGGAGCGGGTGTATGTATTTTTGCTTCTGCGTTGGTAAACCCGGTATTTGGTTGGTCGTTAACGATGTTTCTGGATAACATGGGGTTAATAGGAGACGCGCACAGAGGTAAAACGTTGAGTGTTGTTGATCGTATGGTGATACCTGGTGCAGCATTTATTATTTGTACTTCGATCATGGCTGTCGTAGGAATGATTCCCGGTATTCCCGCTCTTATATAA
- a CDS encoding adenylosuccinate synthase, producing the protein MGKNVVVLGTQWGDEGKGKIVDLLTEQVSHVARFQGGHNAGHTLVIDGKKTVLHLIPSGILREDVTCYIGNGVVLAPDALVKEIEELEKQGVPVRERLRLSPACPLILPYHVALDQAREAKRGEAKIGTTGRGIGPAYEDKVSRRGLRLGDLQNKERFASKLKEVVEYHNFALTEYYKAEPVSYEEVLQEAYRLAEQLLPMVVDVVDALHNAREAGQDILFEGAQGSLLDIDHGTYPFVTSSNTTAGGTATGSGFGPLYLDYVLGITKAYTTRVGSGPFPTELECEVGEHLGVKGHEFGATTGRKRRTGWFDAVAVKHAVRINSMTGMCLTKLDVLDGLSEVKICVGYQDANGAPTGIPCDSEGWDEIQPVYESMPGWSESTVGVQSKDGLPATALAYIARLEELVGIPVDIISTGPDRVETIVLRHPFA; encoded by the coding sequence ATGGGCAAAAACGTTGTCGTATTGGGTACCCAGTGGGGTGATGAAGGTAAAGGTAAGATCGTTGATCTGTTAACCGAACAGGTCAGCCATGTTGCCCGATTTCAGGGTGGGCATAACGCCGGTCATACATTGGTTATCGATGGCAAAAAAACGGTGCTTCACTTAATTCCTTCTGGAATTTTGCGTGAAGACGTTACATGTTACATCGGCAATGGTGTGGTGCTTGCTCCTGACGCCCTGGTAAAAGAAATTGAAGAATTGGAAAAACAGGGGGTACCAGTTCGAGAAAGACTGCGCCTTTCACCTGCATGTCCGCTCATTCTTCCATATCATGTCGCCCTGGATCAGGCGCGTGAAGCAAAGCGCGGTGAAGCTAAAATCGGTACCACTGGGCGTGGAATTGGCCCAGCCTATGAAGATAAAGTTTCCCGTCGTGGCCTGCGTTTGGGCGACCTGCAAAACAAAGAGCGTTTTGCCTCCAAACTGAAAGAAGTTGTGGAGTATCACAATTTCGCGCTTACCGAATACTACAAAGCAGAACCTGTCAGTTACGAAGAGGTACTACAGGAAGCTTATCGTCTGGCTGAGCAACTTCTGCCAATGGTGGTTGATGTTGTTGATGCACTACACAACGCAAGAGAAGCCGGTCAGGATATATTGTTTGAAGGTGCCCAAGGTTCCTTACTCGATATTGACCACGGTACTTATCCTTTTGTAACGTCATCCAATACCACTGCAGGTGGCACCGCGACCGGCTCGGGTTTTGGCCCACTTTATCTTGACTATGTTTTGGGAATTACCAAAGCCTACACCACTCGCGTTGGTTCCGGTCCGTTCCCAACCGAGTTGGAGTGTGAGGTGGGTGAGCACTTAGGTGTTAAAGGTCATGAGTTTGGTGCAACAACCGGCCGTAAACGACGCACAGGTTGGTTTGATGCGGTGGCAGTAAAGCACGCCGTTCGCATCAATAGTATGACTGGTATGTGTCTGACCAAGCTGGATGTGTTGGACGGTTTATCCGAAGTGAAAATCTGTGTCGGATACCAAGACGCTAATGGTGCGCCAACAGGCATTCCATGTGATTCCGAAGGGTGGGATGAGATTCAGCCTGTGTATGAATCCATGCCTGGATGGTCAGAGTCCACAGTAGGTGTGCAGTCCAAAGATGGTTTACCTGCTACAGCGTTAGCCTATATCGCTCGTTTGGAAGAGTTGGTTGGTATTCCAGTGGATATTATCTCTACTGGCCCGGATCGGGTTGAGACGATCGTTCTTCGCCATCCATTTGCATAA
- a CDS encoding PilZ domain-containing protein — protein MSERRAHPRFPVNWSARILLADKSLHSAQIQNVSKGGLYFVFDQALAIGSTIGIEFFFNFRGERHRARAHAKVTNSALLSGNSGAGIGVQFLDMDKDIYHAFNNVLQELSIQE, from the coding sequence GTGAGCGAGCGACGAGCTCATCCCAGATTTCCTGTTAACTGGTCCGCCAGAATCTTATTAGCAGACAAAAGCCTCCATTCCGCACAGATACAAAATGTATCTAAGGGCGGTCTCTATTTCGTTTTTGATCAAGCGCTTGCCATTGGTTCAACTATTGGAATTGAATTCTTTTTTAATTTTCGTGGTGAGCGTCATCGTGCCAGGGCACACGCTAAAGTCACAAACTCAGCATTGTTGAGTGGTAATTCCGGGGCCGGAATTGGTGTACAGTTTCTGGACATGGATAAGGATATTTATCACGCGTTTAACAATGTGTTGCAAGAGTTATCCATCCAGGAATAA
- a CDS encoding ATP phosphoribosyltransferase regulatory subunit, producing MSKVDRWLLPDGIEEMLPGEAHQTEHLRRSITDLFQRWGYDYVIPPMIEFTDSLLTGSGKDIDLLTFKLTDQISGKTMGLRADITPQAARMDAHSLRREGVNRLCYAGHVMHSRPKGALGSRTPIQAGLELFGVESIDADIEVVSLMLAALDQIKLPLYIDLGHVGIYRGLASAAQLTSEQEHAFFELLQSKSLTDATEWVCANTSSEQAKKWFTALPKLSGSRSVLKKAKDVFQDAPEAVTQAINELELLADTIAERFPEAQMYFDLSELRGYRYHTGIVFGAFAPGMGTAIASGGRYDHVGEAFGRARPATGFALDITAIVRLVGDRLSENTAQDGIFAVASDSVFQWQEINALRASGERVIVGLSGQSKPLDYQQCDRVLVEEDGRFSVQPLS from the coding sequence ATGAGTAAAGTCGATCGGTGGTTGTTACCTGACGGAATAGAAGAAATGCTTCCCGGCGAAGCGCATCAGACTGAACATCTACGTCGAAGTATTACCGATCTTTTTCAGCGCTGGGGATATGACTATGTTATCCCACCAATGATTGAGTTTACCGACTCCTTGCTTACCGGTTCAGGTAAAGATATCGACCTGCTAACTTTCAAATTAACCGATCAAATTTCAGGAAAAACCATGGGCTTGAGGGCGGATATCACCCCTCAAGCTGCTCGTATGGATGCCCATAGCCTTCGGCGCGAAGGGGTAAACCGGCTGTGTTACGCCGGACATGTGATGCACTCTCGTCCCAAAGGGGCGCTGGGTTCTCGAACGCCCATCCAGGCAGGGCTGGAACTCTTTGGTGTGGAAAGCATTGACGCTGATATAGAAGTGGTTAGCCTCATGCTTGCAGCACTGGACCAAATTAAGTTACCGCTCTATATCGATTTAGGGCACGTTGGCATATATCGAGGCTTGGCCTCTGCTGCGCAGCTGACTTCCGAACAAGAACACGCTTTCTTTGAGCTATTACAATCCAAATCCCTCACTGATGCGACAGAATGGGTATGTGCCAACACATCAAGTGAGCAGGCCAAAAAATGGTTTACAGCCTTACCAAAATTATCTGGTAGTCGGTCGGTACTAAAAAAGGCAAAAGATGTCTTTCAAGATGCGCCAGAGGCTGTTACCCAGGCGATCAATGAGCTTGAATTACTTGCGGATACCATCGCGGAACGTTTTCCTGAAGCTCAAATGTATTTTGACCTGAGCGAGTTGAGAGGCTATCGCTATCATACCGGTATCGTGTTTGGTGCCTTTGCACCAGGCATGGGGACGGCAATTGCCAGTGGTGGACGTTATGATCATGTTGGTGAAGCGTTTGGTCGGGCAAGGCCTGCAACTGGCTTTGCACTAGATATAACTGCCATAGTTCGGTTAGTGGGTGATCGACTGTCAGAAAATACCGCTCAAGATGGGATTTTTGCTGTTGCATCCGACAGTGTTTTTCAATGGCAAGAGATCAACGCGTTACGTGCATCAGGCGAGCGGGTGATTGTCGGGCTTTCGGGGCAAAGTAAGCCCCTTGATTATCAACAGTGTGATCGAGTGCTTGTCGAAGAAGATGGGCGTTTTTCAGTGCAGCCTCTTTCGTAA
- the hflC gene encoding protease modulator HflC has product MSGRAIFSILVLVLIAFFASNTLYIVNEFERGVLLRLGKVDDNDIKAGLHAKIPFIDVVRKFDARVLTLDARPERFLTVEKKSMMVDSFAKWRIIDVGNYYVATNGEEARAERLLAQRINEGLRNQFAQRSLQEVVSGERDQLMVDLTNQLNEFTQDSLGIEVVDVRVKRIDLPEEVSGPVYSRMSAEREKEAREHRSKGKEQAEIIRADADRQRTILEAQAYRDAELLRGEGDAKAAAIYANAYNKDPDFYAFVRSLTAYKTTFKSKDDIMLIDPDSEFFRYLKDAQGKK; this is encoded by the coding sequence ATGTCCGGAAGAGCTATTTTTTCAATACTTGTCCTAGTGTTGATCGCCTTTTTTGCGTCGAATACGTTATACATCGTCAACGAGTTTGAGCGTGGTGTTTTACTTCGTTTGGGTAAAGTGGATGACAATGACATCAAGGCAGGCTTGCACGCAAAAATTCCGTTCATAGATGTGGTTCGCAAGTTTGATGCGCGAGTACTTACTTTGGATGCTCGTCCTGAGCGTTTTCTTACCGTTGAAAAGAAAAGCATGATGGTGGACTCCTTTGCCAAGTGGCGCATTATTGATGTGGGTAACTACTATGTTGCTACCAATGGTGAGGAAGCTCGTGCCGAGAGACTGCTTGCTCAGCGAATTAATGAAGGTTTGAGAAACCAATTTGCCCAGCGTTCACTTCAGGAAGTGGTTAGTGGTGAGCGTGATCAGCTTATGGTCGATCTCACTAATCAACTGAATGAATTCACCCAGGATTCATTAGGTATTGAAGTGGTTGATGTTCGTGTGAAGCGTATTGATCTACCCGAAGAGGTCAGTGGCCCGGTATATAGCCGTATGTCTGCTGAGCGGGAAAAAGAAGCCCGTGAACACCGTTCCAAGGGTAAGGAGCAAGCCGAGATTATTCGAGCTGATGCCGATAGGCAGCGCACTATCCTTGAGGCTCAGGCCTACCGGGACGCTGAGTTGCTGCGCGGTGAAGGGGATGCGAAAGCGGCTGCTATCTATGCCAATGCGTATAACAAAGACCCAGACTTCTATGCTTTCGTCCGTAGCTTAACGGCCTATAAGACCACGTTTAAGAGTAAAGACGACATTATGCTGATTGATCCAGATAGTGAGTTCTTCCGTTATCTGAAGGATGCTCAGGGTAAGAAGTAA
- the hflK gene encoding FtsH protease activity modulator HflK, with amino-acid sequence MAWNEPGGNKDKDPWSGGNRGNDGPPDLDEILNNLTKKFNGFFGGNGGRGGASGGSGFSAAIFALIFIVVGVFYVIKGAGIVNEQERAVVLRFGVYSETKGPGFRWNPPLIDNVYTVNVTKVRGWTTSEQMLTKDLNIVDIKLSVQYVIADARDFVLKVRDPESSLQQATNSALRHVAGSTGMHDVLTQGREQVALEVQERLQTYLDNYQTGIRIEKVNVEDSNPPREVQAAFDDVIKAREDEERFKNQAQAYANGIIPEARGKAQRVIEEANAYKEQVIAQAEGEAKRFELLLAEYKKAPQVTRKRLYIDAVQEVMGNASKVMVDVEGGNNMLYIPLDKVISSSSTSASKGFTDADIDTITNEVIDQLRREASNNSRRREAR; translated from the coding sequence ATGGCCTGGAATGAACCGGGTGGTAATAAAGACAAAGATCCCTGGAGCGGTGGTAATCGCGGTAATGACGGCCCACCAGACCTGGATGAGATACTGAATAATCTAACCAAGAAGTTTAATGGTTTCTTTGGGGGTAACGGTGGACGAGGTGGAGCCTCTGGCGGTTCAGGTTTCAGTGCTGCCATATTTGCTCTCATCTTTATTGTTGTTGGTGTGTTTTACGTCATAAAAGGGGCAGGCATTGTCAACGAACAAGAGAGAGCGGTGGTGCTGCGATTTGGTGTTTACAGTGAAACCAAAGGCCCGGGTTTTCGTTGGAATCCGCCACTAATTGATAATGTCTACACCGTAAACGTAACCAAAGTTCGTGGTTGGACAACCTCCGAACAAATGTTAACCAAAGACCTCAATATTGTTGATATCAAGCTGTCCGTACAGTATGTCATCGCTGATGCTCGAGATTTTGTACTTAAAGTAAGGGATCCAGAGAGCAGCCTTCAACAAGCGACCAATAGTGCCTTACGTCATGTTGCTGGTTCGACAGGAATGCATGATGTGTTGACGCAAGGGCGTGAACAGGTTGCCCTGGAAGTTCAAGAACGATTGCAAACCTATCTCGACAACTACCAAACTGGTATTCGTATCGAGAAGGTGAACGTCGAGGATTCTAATCCACCAAGAGAAGTCCAGGCAGCATTTGATGATGTTATTAAGGCTCGTGAAGACGAAGAGCGTTTCAAAAACCAGGCTCAAGCATATGCCAACGGTATTATCCCGGAAGCGCGTGGTAAAGCTCAACGTGTAATCGAAGAAGCCAATGCGTATAAAGAGCAGGTAATTGCCCAGGCTGAAGGTGAGGCGAAACGTTTCGAATTGTTATTGGCTGAATACAAAAAAGCGCCTCAAGTGACGCGCAAACGTCTATATATCGATGCCGTGCAGGAAGTAATGGGGAATGCCTCTAAAGTGATGGTTGATGTGGAGGGGGGCAATAACATGCTCTATATTCCGCTGGATAAAGTCATCTCATCATCTTCAACATCTGCAAGCAAAGGCTTTACTGATGCAGATATCGATACGATTACCAACGAGGTCATTGATCAGTTGCGTAGAGAAGCGTCCAATAATTCACGTCGTAGGGAGGCAAGATAA
- a CDS encoding MmcQ/YjbR family DNA-binding protein, with protein sequence MNYQQIRAYMMNKPETTEDFPFGEQSAVFRLREKIYAILYMEGDCARVNLKCEPEQANALRDIFPSVIPGYHMNKKHWNTVISDGSIPQSEIERMIDHSYELIFKGLKKADQKVLSMKFGAQLKVE encoded by the coding sequence ATGAATTACCAACAGATCAGGGCGTATATGATGAATAAGCCCGAAACGACAGAAGACTTCCCTTTTGGCGAACAGTCAGCAGTTTTTCGCTTGCGAGAGAAAATCTACGCAATTTTATATATGGAAGGCGACTGTGCCAGAGTCAATTTGAAATGTGAACCAGAGCAAGCAAATGCGCTGCGAGATATTTTTCCGAGCGTTATTCCTGGTTATCATATGAATAAAAAGCATTGGAATACTGTTATTTCCGATGGTTCTATTCCTCAATCTGAAATTGAACGAATGATTGACCATTCCTATGAGCTTATTTTTAAAGGTTTAAAAAAGGCAGATCAAAAAGTGTTGAGTATGAAATTCGGTGCTCAATTGAAAGTGGAATGA
- a CDS encoding STAS domain-containing protein, with product MKCIKLPAEVSIYAVTELKQKIEPYLSNNQEIELDFEQVETLDTAGVQLLIWLHKRSTHDNQPLKLTHINEQILSVLEYVGVKEMLCIPEELTHE from the coding sequence ATGAAATGCATCAAGCTTCCTGCTGAAGTTTCTATCTATGCTGTTACCGAATTAAAACAAAAGATCGAACCATACCTATCAAATAATCAAGAAATCGAGCTCGATTTTGAGCAAGTTGAAACGCTAGACACAGCGGGAGTCCAGCTGCTTATTTGGTTACATAAGCGATCAACTCATGACAATCAGCCACTCAAGCTCACCCATATTAACGAGCAGATATTGTCCGTTCTTGAATATGTTGGCGTAAAAGAAATGTTATGCATCCCCGAGGAACTAACACATGAGTGA
- a CDS encoding DUF2065 domain-containing protein — MWEELAKAVCLMLVIEGILPFLYPHRWRRMVATLAITSDKQLRIMGLVSMLIGAGSLLLIAKGF; from the coding sequence ATGTGGGAAGAATTGGCAAAAGCAGTCTGTTTAATGCTGGTTATCGAGGGGATTCTGCCCTTTTTATACCCTCACAGGTGGCGGAGGATGGTTGCAACTCTGGCCATTACCAGTGATAAGCAATTGAGAATTATGGGGTTAGTGAGCATGCTGATTGGTGCGGGCTCACTGCTACTTATTGCGAAAGGTTTTTAG
- the hflX gene encoding ribosome rescue GTPase HflX produces the protein MFFDRPDSGELAILVHLEFSNVVDNNDPREFEELVLSAGGDPIDFLTGQRSSPHARYFIGTGKLEELKALVEEHCAELVIFNHELSASQERNLEKELQCRVLDRTGLILDIFAQRARTHEGKLQVELAQLNHISTRLIRGWTHLERQKGGIGLRGPGETQLETDRRLLRGRIKAIGKRLEKVRKQREQGRRARIRAEIPTLSLVGYTNAGKSTLFNAITEAGVFAQDQLFATLDPTMRRIGLPDVGPAILADTVGFLSNLPHRLVEAFRATLEEAASADLLLHVVDAVDEERARNIVEVNGVLEEIEADELPQLMIYNKIDLIEDFQPRIDRDGDGRPTAVWLSAQEKTGIDILQKAISELLANDIFESKVTLAATMGSLRSKLYRHNAVLGEEYLSDGSCELLIRLPQTDLTRMLSSESISLDDITGDKFDDSTQQLAV, from the coding sequence TTGTTTTTTGATCGTCCAGATTCGGGTGAGCTGGCCATACTGGTTCACCTGGAATTTTCCAACGTAGTTGACAACAACGATCCTCGGGAATTTGAAGAACTGGTGCTTTCTGCCGGTGGGGATCCTATTGATTTTTTGACGGGTCAGCGTAGTTCGCCCCACGCGAGGTATTTTATTGGTACCGGAAAGCTCGAAGAGCTTAAAGCGTTGGTTGAAGAACATTGTGCCGAGCTGGTTATATTTAATCATGAGCTGTCAGCTAGTCAGGAACGTAACCTAGAGAAAGAACTTCAGTGTCGTGTCCTCGATAGGACAGGGCTGATTCTTGACATCTTCGCACAGCGAGCACGTACCCATGAAGGTAAGCTTCAGGTCGAGCTGGCTCAGCTTAATCATATTTCAACCCGCTTGATTCGTGGCTGGACTCACTTGGAAAGACAGAAAGGTGGGATAGGTCTGAGAGGGCCGGGTGAAACGCAGTTGGAAACTGACCGCCGGTTGCTCCGTGGTCGAATTAAAGCCATTGGCAAACGGTTGGAAAAAGTGCGTAAGCAACGCGAGCAAGGGCGTCGAGCACGAATTCGTGCTGAAATTCCAACGCTGTCTCTGGTGGGCTACACCAACGCAGGCAAATCAACCTTATTTAACGCTATTACTGAGGCGGGTGTTTTCGCTCAGGACCAACTTTTCGCCACACTGGATCCAACCATGCGACGAATTGGCTTGCCGGATGTCGGGCCTGCTATTTTGGCCGATACGGTGGGGTTTCTGAGTAACTTACCGCACCGCTTAGTGGAAGCATTTAGGGCGACCCTGGAAGAAGCGGCCAGTGCGGACTTGTTACTTCATGTGGTGGATGCAGTAGATGAAGAGCGTGCACGCAATATCGTAGAGGTTAATGGTGTCTTGGAGGAGATTGAAGCTGATGAGCTTCCTCAGCTAATGATATACAACAAAATTGACCTGATTGAAGACTTTCAGCCCAGGATTGATCGGGATGGAGACGGCCGCCCGACAGCGGTATGGTTATCCGCCCAGGAAAAAACCGGTATTGATATACTGCAGAAAGCAATCTCTGAGTTGTTGGCAAATGATATTTTTGAGTCCAAAGTGACTTTAGCTGCAACCATGGGGAGCTTAAGGTCAAAACTGTATCGACATAATGCTGTTCTGGGTGAGGAATATCTCAGTGATGGAAGCTGTGAACTCCTTATTCGACTGCCTCAAACTGATCTCACTCGTATGCTAAGCTCAGAAAGCATCAGCCTGGATGACATCACAGGGGATAAATTTGACGATTCGACGCAGCAACTCGCTGTATAG